The Mucilaginibacter rubeus genomic interval GCCTGAAATGAGAAAAAACCTGTTGCTGTTGTTATTGGCGCCGCTATTGGTGCTGTCTGCATGTTTTAAAGATAAATCGGCCGATCCGCAGCAAAACGTTTTGAACGAGGACGGCAATATCAAAATTTACCTTGCAGCACATCCCGAAATCAGCGCGACGAAGGATACTTCAGGGCTTTATTATCAGATTATTACACCGGGAACAGGTACTCATGCCGGGCCAAATGCAACGGTTACTATCGACTACTCGGCGCAATTGCTTAGTGGCGTAAGTATAAATGGGCAAACAGATTACAGCAATAAACTCAATGTGCTGCTCACAGGCTGGCAAATCGGTATCCCGATGATTGCTGCCGGAGGCGAGATCCTGCTTATTGCTCCTTCCCGCTTAGCGTATGGCGTATATGGCACCAGCCAGATCCCGCCTAACTCTATCGTTATCTTTGATATCAAGCTCAAAAAAATAGAGCAATAAAAAAGTGAAATAAGGCTATCCGTAAAGGATGGCCTTTATTTTTTTACCCTTCGTAGTGACAACCTTTTGCCTTTCGCCTTTAACCTTTCGCCTCCAACAACTATCTTTGTACCGTGAGCGAGAAAACCATTTTAAAACTGCAGCTGCCTACCGATCCGCTTTGGGTTAAGAACGTGGTGGAGAGCAATATCGAAGAGATTTTGACCGATCATGCTTTTTGCGAACAAAAGGCGGCAAGTAATGCTATTACCCTTATTGTCCAAAATCCTAACCTGAGCGAGCTGGTACAGGAGATGGCGCTGCTGGTGCAGGAAGAAATGGATCATTTTAAACGCGTGCATGATATTATACTTGAGCGTGGCTATATCCTTGGCCGTGAGCGTAAGGATAACTACGTAAACGAGCTCAGAAAATTTATTATTGTGGGTGGTGGCCGCGAAGCTCAGTTGATTGACAGGCTGTTGTTTTCGGCCATGATTGAGGCCCGCAGCTGTGAGCGTTTTAAGGTGCTCTCCGAGAATATTAATGATGAACAATTAGCTGCCTTTTATCACGAGCTGATGATAAGCGAAGCAACCCACTACTCCATGTTCATTCGCCTAGCCAAAAAATACGCCGAAGAAATAGATGTTGATGCCCGCTGGAAGCAATTCCTGGAGTATGAAGCCCATGTGATCCAGAATTACGGCAAGGGCGAGACCATTCATGGGTAAGTTTCAATAAAAATGCGTCATTGCGAGGAACGAAGCAATCCCTAACCATACAGGGATGACCTGCAAATCGGGGATTGCTTCGTTCCTCGCAATGACGTTTTGTGCCTATCTTGTTATTAGTTAGCCCCAAACTCATCCACACAATTCTGTAAAATACCGACACTTGCTTTTATTGCTGTAACATAATGCGTTATTTTACATAATGTCGCGTTTTAAAGCATTTTCGGTTGTGATACATATTGCGGGATGGCTGCTATTCATGGCCTTTCCGCTGGTGTTTTTAAATAGCCGGGCTTTTTACAATACTTCCATTACCACTTTTTTACAGAAGCCGGCCTACTGGGTGTTTTGCGTTACCTATATGGTGCTTTTTTATTCAAACGCATACGTTTTCATTCCAAGGTTTTTTCTGAAAAAGAAATATGCTATTTACAGCGTCATAGTTGTGGTATTATTAGCCGGAGTTTACCTGCTTCGCCCTTTTGACAAGTTAATGCGCAGTACCGATGGCTGGCGAATGATGAACGGCATGATGATGCGGCATCGCCCTCCGTTTGGTGGCGAGCGTTTTGGTAATGGCTCTTTTGGTGTTCCTCCGGACGATACCGCCGCCGCGTTTGACCGCCCGCCCTTCCGCTCTGACTCAGCTTATTTTAAAGCGCAGTCTCAGTGGCGCCGGCACCGCATGCGGCCGCTCGATAGCACCAGCCTGTTCATCTTCCTGATGATCATGGCGCTGAGCATGGCAATAAAAACAGTGCAGCAATGGCAACTAACGGAGCAACGCGCGGCCCGGGCCGAGGCCGATAAAACCAATGCCGAACTGTCGTTTCTGAAAGCGCAGATCAATCCGCATTTTTTGTTCAACACCTTGAATAATATCTATACCCTTGCGGCTATTAAAGATGATAACGCGGCAGATAGCATCATGAAGCTATCAAACATTATGCGTTATGTTACCGATGATGTTGCCGAAGATTTTGTTCCGCTGCAAAGCGAAATAGATTGTATCAGCGACTATATCGAGCTGCAGCGTCTTCGTATCGGCAAAAACACCAAAGTTAATTTTGAAGTTAAAGGCGATATCGACCATAAACAGATAGCCCCATTGGTAATGATGACCTTTGTTGAAAATGTTTTTAAATACGGGGTGAGTAAACATGAACCATCTGATATTGATATCAGCGTAGATATCCAGGGGGTAAAAATCTCGTTTTACTGCAAAAACCGCATCTTCGGTGTACAAAAAAGCGATTATCAGCGTACGGGAATTGGCATCAACAATACAAAAAAGCGTCTGGATCATTTATACCCCAACAAACATTTATTAAGCATAAGCAGTCTGAATAATGAGTATATTGTTCAACTTACTTTACAAGCTTAAATGATATGGTGCTTAAATGTATAGCCATTGATGACGAACCGCTGGCCTTAAGGCTCATAAACGATTATGTGTCCCGTTTTCCGGCGTTGCAAATGGTTAATACTTTTGAAGACGCCATATCCGGCGCGGAATTTTTAAAGCACAATCCGGTAGACCTGCTTTTTGTTGATATCAACATGCCCGACATTACCGGGATCGACCTGGTACGTTCGCTGGATGTGAAGCCTATGGTGATATTTACCACAGCCCATAAAAATTTCGCGTATGAAGGCTTTGAACTGGAAGCCCTTGATTATGTTTTAAAGCCCATTGATATTAAGCGCTTCACCAAAGCTGTTGAAAAGGCTGTCGATTACTACAAATACAGAAGCAAGCCCGCCGAAGAAGCGGCGGAGGAAAGCCTGTATGTGTACTCCGAATACCGTATGGTTAAGATAGATCTGGGTACTATTGAATATATAGAAAGCATGGAGGATTATATCAAGATCCACATCACCAACGAGAAAACCATCCTTACACTGATGCCTATGAAAAAGGTATTGGAAAAACTCCCCGCAAGCAAATTTCAGCGCATCCACCGCAGCTATATCGTACCTGTAAACAAGATCCGTTCCATCCAAAACCGCAAAGTTCAGCTAACCGATGTTGAGTTGCCGATAAGCGAAAGTTATAACGATTTCGCGCGCAACTGGGCAAAGCAGAAGTGAAAGTATTTCAGAGCGTTTACCTTATTTGCCGGTAAATTATCAGTCCCGTTAAGTTCGCCTATACAAAACTGTGATTCATCGATACAATATTGATGAATAGCTGCCATGCCCGCATATTTATGTCATAAACCAATTATAACCCCATAAATGGTTTATTAGTACCCCTTTTCATAATAGTTGCGATAGTAGCGTCTGTGTGTTAGTAGTACATGCAGGCGCTTTTTTAAAAACAGTATTCCGTTGGAAGCAAAAAAGTTACTCCCCCTAATCAGCTTTTTTCTCATCTTATTAGTTCGTAAAACAAATGCGCAAAGCCTCGGCGATCCGGTTGTGAGTATCACTTTTGGTTCCGGAACCTCAACACACTCTGGCGCGTTGCCTGCCGACTCTGGGTCGACGAGCTATCCTTACAGTAGTGCCGATTTTCCGAGTGATGGTTATTATACCATTGAAAATACTACTGCTGGTGCGGGCAATGTTTGGTGGTCGGCAACAGATCATACAGGTAATACAGGAGGGTACATGATGGTAGTAAATGCCAGTAGATCCTTAACCGATTATTTTTATAAACGGACGATTACCGGGTTATGCTCTAATACCACCTACCAATTCTCGGCCTGGGTGGTGAACCTGTTGAGGAGCAATGATATCAGTCCGCCAAACATCACGTTCGCCATAGAAAAGACCGATGGGACAACTATTCAAAGTTATAATACTGGTACCATTGCCCGTACCAGTGGCACTTATAAATGGGTACAGGAGTCATTTAATTTTACCCTGCCTGCAGGTGTTGGCGATGTGGTGATCAAGATGATCAATAACAGCGCGGGAGGTGCTCCGGCTAACGACCTGGCTATTGACGATATCGTTTTTCGCCCCTACGGGCCGGTCATAGCGGCAAGTTTCAGCAGTTCAAGCTCAACCTTAACCGCAGCGGCCTGTTCTGATGTTCCTCAAACTTATACGCTTAGCACTACTATCCCCAGCGGGTATACGGTTTTATGGCAGTCTAAAAACGGCAATGGCGCCTGGACAGATCTTACCGGGACAAATAGCACCAGTTCGACCTACCAGATCGTATCACCAACAGTGGCCGGAACTTATTATTATCGCGCCGTAACGGCACAGGCAGGGAACATCAATTCGGCACTTTGCAGGTCGGCATCAAATGTGCTTACGCTGACTGTCGGGGCGCCGCCTTCATCAACAGCAACAGCCAATACGCCGGTATGCGCGGGCACAACATTGTCGCTAAATGCATCAACCGGAGTAAGCTATAAATGGACGGGGCCAAATGGTTTTACATCGGTACTTCAAAACCCAACCATCGATAATGTGACGGCCGCGGCTGCCGGAAATTATTCGGTTACCATTAAATCGTCATCGGGATGCGAGGTTACAGTTCCGTTATCGGTGATTGTGAATGCCCAGCCTGTTGCAGCTGTAGCGCCGGTTGAGCCAATATGCGAAGGCAGTTCGGTAACCTTAAATGCCAGCGGTGGCTCAACCTATTCATGGTCGCCCACTACAGGTCTTTCTGATGCAGGTATTGCCAATCCGGTAGCAAGCCCCACAGATACCACGCTTTATACGGTTACCGTAAGTAACGGAACCTGTACTTCAACCGCTCAGGTTCAGGTTAACGTACTTAAAAAGCCGGTAGCTAATGCGGGTCCCGACAGGCACATTACCCATGGACAGTCAGTTACGTTAAACGGCAGTGCCAAGGGAACAAATGTAAGCTATTACTGGACCCCGACCGATAACCTGAGCAGCAGCCTTGAACTGAAGCCAACAGCGTCACCGCTTGAAGACATTACCTATACTCTGCACGTGGTATCAAACTCCGGCTGCGGCGATGAAGCTACCGACGAAGTATTTGTGCGTGTTTACAAAAAAGTGGTGATCCCAAATACCTTTACACCCAATGGCGATGGTGTTAACGACACCTGGAACATTGAAGCATTGGACACCTATCCAACTTCAACTACACAAGTATTTAACCGCTACGGCGGACTGGTATTTAAAAGTACCGGCTACCCCAAAGCCTGGGACGGCAAATACAGCGGTCAGGATATCCCATCGGGCACATACTATTACGTAATAGATTTAAAAAATGGCAATGTGATGAGCGGCTGGGTGATGGTGATGAGGTGATTTTTGGTTCATGGATGATAGTTCATAGTTCATGGCTGAATTGCAGGGCGGATGGCTTTTAGCTTGATAGTCAACAGCCGAATTGCAAAGTGAACAAAGGTGACCATTACCATGAACCATGATCTATAAACCATGAACTACCCCCGCTACATTCAGCAGGTAATTATCCATCATATCAATATCCACTACATCATTTAAAAAGCCAATGTGCATATCGGGCCGGATGATGAGTGCTTTCTTTTGATTTTCCTTGACGTCGAAAGCATCAAAAATGTGTTGGTTTTTGGTTGATGGGGGCAGGTAAAAAAAGTTGAGGCTGGCCCCGTAGTTCTGAGTGATCCATTTGGCTAAGGTAAACAGGTCGATCTCTTTGAGTTTGCCTAAGCAAATGAGCGTAAAGCCGGGTTTGCTGCACCATTCATGCAGATCGGTTTCCAGCTGGCGTTTTTCGTCGAAAACCTTGAGATAAGGCAGCCTGTCGCCTGCTTTGATCTGGCTGGCATGGCTTAGGTTAAGGTTTATGCTGCTATCGCGATAGGCGATGCCGGTTTGTGACACGCGTTTAAAAAATGCCTCGCGCAAATGAGGTTTACTCCATACCCATTTTAAAACTACGGGCAGTAAATACTTCTTCAGCAAATTAATAAACCAGTTGCGCGACAGGATCATTTTAAAAATACGGTCGGTGGTATTGAGCAGATCTTTAGCTACCGGCATTCTTTCCTGCGCGTAGCTATCTAAAACCGATGCTTTAAGCTGGTTATTAACAATGCCGGCCAGTTTCCAGGCCAGGTTATAGGCATCCTGCAAGCCCGTGTTCATACCCTGCCCGCCAACCGGCGAATGGATATGTGCGGCATCGCCAATTAAAAAGCAGCGTTGCTCCCTGAATTTATCGGCCATGCGGTGGTGCAGGCGATAAGTGGTGAACCAGTTGGTTTGCTCAACAATGATCTGTTGTTTAGTTACTTCCCGCAGGTGCGGTAGTGCTTCTTCAATTTGCAATTCATCTTTCTTATCAAACGCATCGGGAAGGTTACCTACCACGCGATAACTCCGTTCATCGGGCATTGGGAAAAAGCCCGCGAACCCTTTTTTTGACAGGAACAGGTTTACTTTATCGCCAAAATCTGCATCTATTTTGATATCGGCCAAATAAAACTGGTGCTGATAGGTATCGCCGTTAAAAGGAATGTTCAGCTGCTTACGTACGGTGCTGTGCGCGCCGTCGGCGCCAATCAGCCAATCGCAGGTAATGGTTTGTTTATCCTCGCCACTTTGCAGCTGCAGGGTTACTTTTTCGGTATTTTGATTTAAGGATAGCAGCGAAGTATTCCAGTAAACGGGGCAGCAATTGAGTGTGATAAAATCCAGCAATAACCGCTCGTTTTTGCTCTGTGGATACATCTGGATAAAAGGAAAAGCTGTTTGAGCTTCGCCAACGTTTGAAAGTGAAAGACCGGCTACCTCTTCCCCTTCCTGGTTAAATTGAACACCGCCACCACGTTTGCCATCGATGAGCACCTTATCTATAATGCCCATTTGCCTGTAAATCTCCATAGACCGTGCCTGGACTGCCAACGCTTTTGAATGCGAAGTTGGGCCCTGCCTGCTATCGATAATTACCGGCTGCACACCATAGCGCAAAAGCTGGGCGGCCATCATCAAACCCGATGGGCCGGCGCCTACAATTACAACCGGGGTATGCTGCTGGCTTATGGTCATTTATTGCCGTGATAGAGTAAAAAGATGGTTGGGCGTTTATGCAGATCGGGCACCTTCTTTTGCCAATCGGCAATGGTTTTGGTTTGTACCAACTCGGTAGCGGCTGTAAGATCGCAGGCTATACAGAGTTTGGTTTTAGGGTTACCGCTTTTCAGAATCTCCTCAAGCATAGGGTTATTGCGGAAAGGTGTTTCAATAAACATCTGGGTTTGATCGAGCTTTATTGCCGTACTTTCCAGTTCTTTGATTTTTTTGGCGCGAAGCACTTTATCAATAGGCAGGTAACCATGAAAGGCGAAACTTTGACCGCTAAAGCCCGAAGCCATCAGCGCCAGTAAAATGGAGCTTGGGCCAACTAAAGGCACAACCTTAATACCCATGCGATGGGCTTTATCCACAATCTCAGCTCCCGGATCGGCTACGCCAGGACAGCCGGCTTCGCTCATCAGGCCGACATCATTACCGGCTTGCAGGCCTTTAAAAAAGTCGGCGTTGCCCATATCGCGGTTATGTTTGCCATAATCGTGAATAACGAGTTCGCTTTGCGGGGTTTTCAGTCCGGCTTCTTTTAAAAAGCGGCGGGCGGTTTTTTCGTTCTCCACAATGTATTCTTTGATACTGTTTATGGTATCAACCAGGTATGGCGTAAATGATTTAGCGGCCGCGTCATCGGCCAATGGTACGGGAATTAAATAAAGGGTTCCATAGGGCATATTGCAAAGTTGGTGTTTTTTGTTTAAATTAAGCTATCAAAAGGAGGCGGAAAAATGAGACAGTTAGGTGCAAATTGGTTTATTGAAGGTCATATTGATTTTGAATACAAAAAATATATCCTGTTAAGCTATCTGCAGGAAATTAACAGCCATTTCGATAACAGCCGCTTATACCCTAACCTGGCCGACCTGATTTTCCACTATAATAACCTCATCGATTTCAAAACGAATAAATCACTGTTACAGCAGGCTTTTCCGCAACGCTTATCCCAGGCCGATATTGATGCCGTAAAGCTTACCTATCAAAAGATCATCACCGATGATCAGAGCATGCAGG includes:
- a CDS encoding sensor histidine kinase; its protein translation is MSRFKAFSVVIHIAGWLLFMAFPLVFLNSRAFYNTSITTFLQKPAYWVFCVTYMVLFYSNAYVFIPRFFLKKKYAIYSVIVVVLLAGVYLLRPFDKLMRSTDGWRMMNGMMMRHRPPFGGERFGNGSFGVPPDDTAAAFDRPPFRSDSAYFKAQSQWRRHRMRPLDSTSLFIFLMIMALSMAIKTVQQWQLTEQRAARAEADKTNAELSFLKAQINPHFLFNTLNNIYTLAAIKDDNAADSIMKLSNIMRYVTDDVAEDFVPLQSEIDCISDYIELQRLRIGKNTKVNFEVKGDIDHKQIAPLVMMTFVENVFKYGVSKHEPSDIDISVDIQGVKISFYCKNRIFGVQKSDYQRTGIGINNTKKRLDHLYPNKHLLSISSLNNEYIVQLTLQA
- a CDS encoding tRNA-(ms[2]io[6]A)-hydroxylase, producing the protein MSEKTILKLQLPTDPLWVKNVVESNIEEILTDHAFCEQKAASNAITLIVQNPNLSELVQEMALLVQEEMDHFKRVHDIILERGYILGRERKDNYVNELRKFIIVGGGREAQLIDRLLFSAMIEARSCERFKVLSENINDEQLAAFYHELMISEATHYSMFIRLAKKYAEEIDVDARWKQFLEYEAHVIQNYGKGETIHG
- a CDS encoding FAD-dependent monooxygenase translates to MTISQQHTPVVIVGAGPSGLMMAAQLLRYGVQPVIIDSRQGPTSHSKALAVQARSMEIYRQMGIIDKVLIDGKRGGGVQFNQEGEEVAGLSLSNVGEAQTAFPFIQMYPQSKNERLLLDFITLNCCPVYWNTSLLSLNQNTEKVTLQLQSGEDKQTITCDWLIGADGAHSTVRKQLNIPFNGDTYQHQFYLADIKIDADFGDKVNLFLSKKGFAGFFPMPDERSYRVVGNLPDAFDKKDELQIEEALPHLREVTKQQIIVEQTNWFTTYRLHHRMADKFREQRCFLIGDAAHIHSPVGGQGMNTGLQDAYNLAWKLAGIVNNQLKASVLDSYAQERMPVAKDLLNTTDRIFKMILSRNWFINLLKKYLLPVVLKWVWSKPHLREAFFKRVSQTGIAYRDSSINLNLSHASQIKAGDRLPYLKVFDEKRQLETDLHEWCSKPGFTLICLGKLKEIDLFTLAKWITQNYGASLNFFYLPPSTKNQHIFDAFDVKENQKKALIIRPDMHIGFLNDVVDIDMMDNYLLNVAGVVHGL
- a CDS encoding gliding motility-associated C-terminal domain-containing protein → MEAKKLLPLISFFLILLVRKTNAQSLGDPVVSITFGSGTSTHSGALPADSGSTSYPYSSADFPSDGYYTIENTTAGAGNVWWSATDHTGNTGGYMMVVNASRSLTDYFYKRTITGLCSNTTYQFSAWVVNLLRSNDISPPNITFAIEKTDGTTIQSYNTGTIARTSGTYKWVQESFNFTLPAGVGDVVIKMINNSAGGAPANDLAIDDIVFRPYGPVIAASFSSSSSTLTAAACSDVPQTYTLSTTIPSGYTVLWQSKNGNGAWTDLTGTNSTSSTYQIVSPTVAGTYYYRAVTAQAGNINSALCRSASNVLTLTVGAPPSSTATANTPVCAGTTLSLNASTGVSYKWTGPNGFTSVLQNPTIDNVTAAAAGNYSVTIKSSSGCEVTVPLSVIVNAQPVAAVAPVEPICEGSSVTLNASGGSTYSWSPTTGLSDAGIANPVASPTDTTLYTVTVSNGTCTSTAQVQVNVLKKPVANAGPDRHITHGQSVTLNGSAKGTNVSYYWTPTDNLSSSLELKPTASPLEDITYTLHVVSNSGCGDEATDEVFVRVYKKVVIPNTFTPNGDGVNDTWNIEALDTYPTSTTQVFNRYGGLVFKSTGYPKAWDGKYSGQDIPSGTYYYVIDLKNGNVMSGWVMVMR
- a CDS encoding FKBP-type peptidyl-prolyl cis-trans isomerase codes for the protein MRKNLLLLLLAPLLVLSACFKDKSADPQQNVLNEDGNIKIYLAAHPEISATKDTSGLYYQIITPGTGTHAGPNATVTIDYSAQLLSGVSINGQTDYSNKLNVLLTGWQIGIPMIAAGGEILLIAPSRLAYGVYGTSQIPPNSIVIFDIKLKKIEQ
- a CDS encoding SAM-dependent methyltransferase, giving the protein MPYGTLYLIPVPLADDAAAKSFTPYLVDTINSIKEYIVENEKTARRFLKEAGLKTPQSELVIHDYGKHNRDMGNADFFKGLQAGNDVGLMSEAGCPGVADPGAEIVDKAHRMGIKVVPLVGPSSILLALMASGFSGQSFAFHGYLPIDKVLRAKKIKELESTAIKLDQTQMFIETPFRNNPMLEEILKSGNPKTKLCIACDLTAATELVQTKTIADWQKKVPDLHKRPTIFLLYHGNK
- a CDS encoding LytR/AlgR family response regulator transcription factor, with product MVLKCIAIDDEPLALRLINDYVSRFPALQMVNTFEDAISGAEFLKHNPVDLLFVDINMPDITGIDLVRSLDVKPMVIFTTAHKNFAYEGFELEALDYVLKPIDIKRFTKAVEKAVDYYKYRSKPAEEAAEESLYVYSEYRMVKIDLGTIEYIESMEDYIKIHITNEKTILTLMPMKKVLEKLPASKFQRIHRSYIVPVNKIRSIQNRKVQLTDVELPISESYNDFARNWAKQK